The DNA segment GTTATAGCAAATTAAATCATAAAAAAAACAACTTTCAACAAACGCAGTAACCACAAGGGTTTAAGCCATGTCAACTTAAAAAACAAAAAGGGTGGCTGCGTTGCACACAGCCACCCTTGTATAATTATGCGTTATAGTGCTAATTATTCAACTAGCAGTAACACCGATTTGTTTTCACCGTTCATGGTTATACGAAGTGTATAGGTACCTGCACTCATGTTTGATTTGCTGATATCAATAGGCAAGGTATTGCTTCCTTTTGTCAGGGTAACGCTACCTGTATAGTATTGTCTGCCCAGCATATCATAAATAGCTAGTTGCGCAGTGGTTGCACTTTCAACCTCTACCGAAACAGCAATGGTTTGCGCACCGGTTTGCATTGGGTTGGGTGCTACAACAGCTTGTTTATCGCCTTTAGGTTCAGCAGGAGCAACACGGGCATTGCTGCCTGCACCAAGGCTGGTAGCAAAACAAATATTCAGGTCGTTTGCTGTGGTTTGTCCCCAATTAAAAAGGGTTAATGGCACCAAGCGGTCAACCAAATTTGCCGACACAGATGTCATTAGTCCGGGGCCTGATGCATTAATAGCATCCACTATTTTTTGATTGCAAGGAGTTTCACCGTTAAAGTAGGCTTTCACCAAATACATATCATAGTTACCGTTAATAACAGGAGAGCTGTATGCTTCACGGAAACCAAACACGCTGATACCGTCTGCACCGGTTCCATTGTATTGGTCGATGGCAATACCGTAATCGGTAAACTTATCACCGTAGGTAAACTGCCCCATTCCGGTGCTTACCCCCATATCGTTGGTTTTCACAACCACCATGTCATACGTTCCTCCCATCAAACCATTACGCACATAACCTGCGGCATAGTACTCATATTTACCGCCGGTATTCAAACGTTCAATCACATCGTTACAAACATTCTCAGTACCACCGTTGCCGTTATAATCATGCAAGCTGGCCCAAAGCGAGCCCAAGGTTTGGTCGGTTTTCACCAGCCAAAAATCTTCGCTGCCGTTAACGTCGCTGGCTCCGCCTAAAATAAAGCCATCGCTACCTCCTGCGGTAGCATTTGCTATGCTTATAGAGTTAATCTCATCCGTTGATGATGTTGTACCGTAAATATCGGCAGCACCTGTAACGGGAATTCCTGTGCTTGCATCAACACGCAAACTGAACGCATCAGGCAATGAACCGCCTGTGGGGTCGTATAATTGCCCTACAAGTACTGCCTCGTCAACACCGTTTGGTGTATATGGACTTTCAATAATATCCCTGGAATATGCATAAGCCGAGCCTGCACCTGAAGCCAGTTGTATATCATATATCCACGACCACCTGATACCGCCCGAAGTCATATCAAGTTTCATTGCATAGGCAAATACATTACTGCC comes from the Bacteroidota bacterium genome and includes:
- a CDS encoding T9SS type A sorting domain-containing protein, whose translation is MKKILLIILALTGLTAKAQYFHHIYGTTDGEKLSSGINTNALGLGHFLVGHNGQNGLAVSRTDVTGNVTGAPYFDGWYTLFSPITGSQVFVEESEAFEMDNGGGFGIVGKFQDLSLGAPNTGIFYMQLTPAGGVSNIFTYVPSGVTTVIDIFNVGGVAESVLSSGKDIYITGSAYGGSNVFAYAMKLDMTSGGIRWSWIYDIQLASGAGSAYAYSRDIIESPYTPNGVDEAVLVGQLYDPTGGSLPDAFSLRVDASTGIPVTGAADIYGTTSSTDEINSISIANATAGGSDGFILGGASDVNGSEDFWLVKTDQTLGSLWASLHDYNGNGGTENVCNDVIERLNTGGKYEYYAAGYVRNGLMGGTYDMVVVKTNDMGVSTGMGQFTYGDKFTDYGIAIDQYNGTGADGISVFGFREAYSSPVINGNYDMYLVKAYFNGETPCNQKIVDAINASGPGLMTSVSANLVDRLVPLTLFNWGQTTANDLNICFATSLGAGSNARVAPAEPKGDKQAVVAPNPMQTGAQTIAVSVEVESATTAQLAIYDMLGRQYYTGSVTLTKGSNTLPIDISKSNMSAGTYTLRITMNGENKSVLLLVE